Proteins encoded together in one Coffea arabica cultivar ET-39 chromosome 2c, Coffea Arabica ET-39 HiFi, whole genome shotgun sequence window:
- the LOC113726537 gene encoding uncharacterized protein gives MMDLETENRIAAILLKEAAELRRQAEKDGVEAYLRQPKVRGRPNSRFLTATVLGVQHANRAVEENEMWRARQKERELDDRLRGKMRDEGSGGWSSGGIRTEAGRSSKRQLDTDTDASSSCSLRKGDDEGLRDDEVEEFLHSRIKRGRGAVGSRMDETGPYLSSCPEDTGDKQLMSLDGYQREVAVKSKVLGPEKPSLLGHCESSDDDSFLEQKKTKKASPSKQHSKKHKLKHKDKENKKREKRREEKRHKHRK, from the exons A TGATGGACTTGGAAACAGAAAATAGAATCGCCGCAATTCTATTGAAAGAGGCAGCGGAGTTGCGGCGGCAAGCGGAGAAAGACGGGGTGGAAGCTTATCTCCGCCAGCCCAAAGTTAGGGGTCGCCCAAATTCTCGCTTCTTGACTGCAACCGTTCTTGGTGTACAACATG CAAATCGTGCTGTTGAAGAGAATGAAATGTGGCGAGCTAGGCagaaagagagagagctagATGATCGGCTCAGAGGAAAGATGAGAGATGAGGGTAGCGGTGGTTGGAGCTCTGGGGGCATTAGGACAGAAGCTGGGAGATCAAGTAAAAGACAGTTGGATACTGACACAGATGCAAGTTCTTCGTGCTCATTGAGGAAAGGGGATGATGAAGGTTTGAGGGATGATGAGGTTGAagaatttttgcattcaag GATCAAGCGAGGCAGGGGTGCAGTTGGTTCACGGATGGATGAAACTGGCCCTTACCTTTCTTCTTGTCCAGAAGATACTGGGGACAAGCAATTAATGTCCCTGGATGGGTACCAAAGAGAAGTTGCAGTAAAAAGTAAAGTTCTTGGCCCGGAAAAGCCGTCTTTGCTTGGGCACTGTGAGTCTTCTGATGATGATTCTTTTCTAGAGcagaagaaaacaaagaaagcgAGCCCAAGCAAGCAGCACTCTAAGAAGCACAAATTAAAACACAAGGATAAAGAGaataaaaagagagaaaagagaagggAGGAGAAGAGGCATAAACACCGCAAGTAA
- the LOC113726535 gene encoding DUF21 domain-containing protein At2g14520 isoform X2: MAVQYTCCETEFFIHILISVGLVFFAGLMSGLTLGLMSLSLVDLEVLAKSGTPQDRKHAEKILPVVKNQHLLLCTLLICNAAAMEALPIFLDSLTTAYGAILLSVTLILLFGEIIPQAVCSRYGLAIGAAVSPFVRVLVWICSPVAYPISKLLDLLLGHGHKALFRRAELKTLVDLHGNEAGKGGELTHDETTIIAGALELTEKTASVAMTRISEIFSIDVNGKLDRFLMNLILEKGHSRIPVYYEQPTNIIGVILVKNLLTIPPEDEIPVKSVTIRRIPRVPETMPLYDILNEFQKGHSHMAAVVRQSNMVGEQPHNNSPLEILIPV, translated from the exons ATGGCGGTGCAGTACACATGTTGCGAGACGGAGTTTTTCATACACATTTTGATCAGCGTCGGTCTAGTTTTCTTCGCCGGATTGATGTCTGGACTCACCTTGGGCCTCATGTCGCTCAGCCTAGTTGATCTTGAGGTCCTTGCGAAATCTGGAACTCCTCAGGATAGGAAACATGCCG AAAAGATATTGCCAGTTGTAAAAAATCAGCACTTGTTGCTCTGCACCTTGCTTATTTGCAACGCTGCAGCCATGGAG GCACTGCCTATTTTCCTTGATAGCCTAACTACAGCTTATGGTGCTATCCTGTTATCAGTGACCTTAATTCTTCTGTTTGGTGAG ATAATTCCACAAGCAGTCTGCTCAAGATATGGATTGGCCATTGGTGCAGCCGTCTCACCATTTGTTCGAGTCCTTGTTTGGATCTGCTCTCCTGTTGCATATCCAATAAGCAAG CTCTTAGACCTTCTGTTAGGACATGGACATAAAGCTCTTTTCCGCCGAGCTGAATTGAAAACACTAGTTGATTTGCATGGTAATGAG GCTGGTAAAGGTGGAGAACTCACGCATGATGAGACAACAATCATTGCTGGAGCACTTGAGCTTACTGAGAAAACAGCTAGTGTTGCAATGACTCGTATATCAGAAATTTTTTCCATTGATGTTAATGGGAAACTTGACAG ATTTCTCATGAATTTAATTCTGGAAAAAGGGCATAGCAGAATACCAGTATACTATGAGCAACCTACAAACATTATTGGGGTTATTCTG GTCAAGAACTTGTTGACTATCCCACCAGAAGATGAGATCCCTGTGAAGAGTGTCACCATCCGTAGAATTCCAAG GGTCCCAGAAACGATGCCGTTGTATGATATATTAAATGAGTTTCAGAAAGGTCATAGTCATATGGCTGCTGTTGTACGACAGAGCAACATGGTTGGGGAGCAACCTCATAATAACAGTCCTCTGGAAA TTCTTATTCCTGTGTAG
- the LOC113726535 gene encoding DUF21 domain-containing protein At4g33700 isoform X1, whose protein sequence is MAVQYTCCETEFFIHILISVGLVFFAGLMSGLTLGLMSLSLVDLEVLAKSGTPQDRKHAEKILPVVKNQHLLLCTLLICNAAAMEALPIFLDSLTTAYGAILLSVTLILLFGEIIPQAVCSRYGLAIGAAVSPFVRVLVWICSPVAYPISKLLDLLLGHGHKALFRRAELKTLVDLHGNEAGKGGELTHDETTIIAGALELTEKTASVAMTRISEIFSIDVNGKLDRFLMNLILEKGHSRIPVYYEQPTNIIGVILVKNLLTIPPEDEIPVKSVTIRRIPRVPETMPLYDILNEFQKGHSHMAAVVRQSNMVGEQPHNNSPLENTVKDVRVDIDGQKPPLEKTLKTKRSLQKWKSFPNNGSNSFKSAHRSKKWTKDMYSDILQIDGNPLPKLPEEEEAVGIITMEDVIEELLQEEIFDETDHHFEDS, encoded by the exons ATGGCGGTGCAGTACACATGTTGCGAGACGGAGTTTTTCATACACATTTTGATCAGCGTCGGTCTAGTTTTCTTCGCCGGATTGATGTCTGGACTCACCTTGGGCCTCATGTCGCTCAGCCTAGTTGATCTTGAGGTCCTTGCGAAATCTGGAACTCCTCAGGATAGGAAACATGCCG AAAAGATATTGCCAGTTGTAAAAAATCAGCACTTGTTGCTCTGCACCTTGCTTATTTGCAACGCTGCAGCCATGGAG GCACTGCCTATTTTCCTTGATAGCCTAACTACAGCTTATGGTGCTATCCTGTTATCAGTGACCTTAATTCTTCTGTTTGGTGAG ATAATTCCACAAGCAGTCTGCTCAAGATATGGATTGGCCATTGGTGCAGCCGTCTCACCATTTGTTCGAGTCCTTGTTTGGATCTGCTCTCCTGTTGCATATCCAATAAGCAAG CTCTTAGACCTTCTGTTAGGACATGGACATAAAGCTCTTTTCCGCCGAGCTGAATTGAAAACACTAGTTGATTTGCATGGTAATGAG GCTGGTAAAGGTGGAGAACTCACGCATGATGAGACAACAATCATTGCTGGAGCACTTGAGCTTACTGAGAAAACAGCTAGTGTTGCAATGACTCGTATATCAGAAATTTTTTCCATTGATGTTAATGGGAAACTTGACAG ATTTCTCATGAATTTAATTCTGGAAAAAGGGCATAGCAGAATACCAGTATACTATGAGCAACCTACAAACATTATTGGGGTTATTCTG GTCAAGAACTTGTTGACTATCCCACCAGAAGATGAGATCCCTGTGAAGAGTGTCACCATCCGTAGAATTCCAAG GGTCCCAGAAACGATGCCGTTGTATGATATATTAAATGAGTTTCAGAAAGGTCATAGTCATATGGCTGCTGTTGTACGACAGAGCAACATGGTTGGGGAGCAACCTCATAATAACAGTCCTCTGGAAA ATACAGTGAAGGATGTCCGCGTGGATATTGATGGCCAAAAGCCACCTCTTGAAAAGACACTAAAGACTAAAAGATCGCTGCAGAAATGGAAGAGTTTTCCTAATAATGGCAGTAATTCTTTTAAAAGCGCTCATAGGAGCAAGAAGTGGACGAAGGACATGTACTCAGACATCCTGCAAATAGATGGAAACCCACTGCCAAAGCTTCCTGAAGAAGAAGAGGCTGTTGGGATAATTACCATGGAAGATGTAATTGAAGAGCTTTTACAG GAGGAGATCTTTGATGAGACGGATCACCATTTTGAAGACTCATGA
- the LOC113726535 gene encoding DUF21 domain-containing protein At2g14520 isoform X3, producing MAVQYTCCETEFFIHILISVGLVFFAGLMSGLTLGLMSLSLVDLEVLAKSGTPQDRKHAEKILPVVKNQHLLLCTLLICNAAAMEALPIFLDSLTTAYGAILLSVTLILLFGEIIPQAVCSRYGLAIGAAVSPFVRVLVWICSPVAYPISKLLDLLLGHGHKALFRRAELKTLVDLHGNEAGKGGELTHDETTIIAGALELTEKTASVAMTRISEIFSIDVNGKLDRFLMNLILEKGHSRIPVYYEQPTNIIGVILVKNLLTIPPEDEIPVKSVTIRRIPRVAKNDMHIALCVFVILAINIRLVWVR from the exons ATGGCGGTGCAGTACACATGTTGCGAGACGGAGTTTTTCATACACATTTTGATCAGCGTCGGTCTAGTTTTCTTCGCCGGATTGATGTCTGGACTCACCTTGGGCCTCATGTCGCTCAGCCTAGTTGATCTTGAGGTCCTTGCGAAATCTGGAACTCCTCAGGATAGGAAACATGCCG AAAAGATATTGCCAGTTGTAAAAAATCAGCACTTGTTGCTCTGCACCTTGCTTATTTGCAACGCTGCAGCCATGGAG GCACTGCCTATTTTCCTTGATAGCCTAACTACAGCTTATGGTGCTATCCTGTTATCAGTGACCTTAATTCTTCTGTTTGGTGAG ATAATTCCACAAGCAGTCTGCTCAAGATATGGATTGGCCATTGGTGCAGCCGTCTCACCATTTGTTCGAGTCCTTGTTTGGATCTGCTCTCCTGTTGCATATCCAATAAGCAAG CTCTTAGACCTTCTGTTAGGACATGGACATAAAGCTCTTTTCCGCCGAGCTGAATTGAAAACACTAGTTGATTTGCATGGTAATGAG GCTGGTAAAGGTGGAGAACTCACGCATGATGAGACAACAATCATTGCTGGAGCACTTGAGCTTACTGAGAAAACAGCTAGTGTTGCAATGACTCGTATATCAGAAATTTTTTCCATTGATGTTAATGGGAAACTTGACAG ATTTCTCATGAATTTAATTCTGGAAAAAGGGCATAGCAGAATACCAGTATACTATGAGCAACCTACAAACATTATTGGGGTTATTCTG GTCAAGAACTTGTTGACTATCCCACCAGAAGATGAGATCCCTGTGAAGAGTGTCACCATCCGTAGAATTCCAAG AGTGGCCAAAAATGACATGCATATTGCTTTGTGTGTCTTTGTAATTCTGGCAATTAATATCAGACTGGTTTGGGTAAGGTGA